A window of Chrysoperla carnea chromosome 3, inChrCarn1.1, whole genome shotgun sequence genomic DNA:
TCAAATATAACACAACGGCATCCATACTCACGGATCATTGTATTTTTAGCTGCAATTACAATAATATCATCAATGTattgtatacataaatataataatgaatataatacaATTGTGTTTGTTGCACAGAACACTTATACAACGACCAAAGACGATATCGAATCTGTTAATACGATTTCAGTAGGTATGAAACTTTATTTATGTTAACTTCCTTCTAGTCGTAACGAAATCACTTGACTTTTATATATGAGGGTTTTTCAGCATAGCTAGTCTTAAAAGGAGTCGTAAAATAACatcaaactatatttttaataatatatttacgttggaatgtgtaaaaaaacaaatttcatgtttatacaagctcattattttgttgtaaataaaatcattgtatAAATTGACTCTTGAAATTGCTAGCAATGGAGTTCCCTTGGCGGCTTCGGTCTTGGCTTCGCGTCACAGAAACAATCAGTACATGGCAAAACAAAATATCGCATTTTTCTAGcgtgtaaaaaagaaaaaggataGATGTAAGAGTATTTTTGGCATTTTCGGGAGGCTGTGATGTAGGGAGTGAAATTCTACGAACTTTTctataattttggttttatttcgggtcgattggtgaaaattctatgtttctagcatgtataaaacagaaaaaatagtTTAGAAGTTAGAATAGTTAGAAAAGTTCttcaatacagtacacagtattgcgttcacaccgatactgacatagtgatatccacaaaaaatttttcaccatGTAGCtacatttgaatattgccagtattgaataatttttaaaaaaaatttttaatttcagaaaataaagaattatatgttgtttataataataagtgcCACATTCCAAATCTCGATCCATTTAACGAAGATGTGAGGCCGTACATGAAAAGGAGAGATTTTACACCATGCACGAAATATGATCCATTAACATATGtggaaaaaattggaaatgaaagtatattacatattgataataatatgcGAAAATCGTATGCACTTTATGGAAAATTAGTCTGTTGTTATTCAGTTGTTCGCAGAGGAAAAGAAAATGCTAAATCAAAAAAACCTATTGATAATTCTTATTTGTAAGTATCATTTCAGCTAAAAGTGCGTATTTAGTGCTTTTTAATACACtaagatattttttagtatAGCTGAACtgtgacaattttttaaacccCACAAATAAGGGGCTTAACCCGCCTCCTGAGTAATCGAGTTTTCGGTTCGAAGATTTTACAATTTCTTctttatagatatttaattttattgtactatttaACGTCTTTTcaatattaacttttaaaattacttgtttTCAGAGTggataattgtataaattttgaaaaaagtgctGTGTTAAATTCaagtattgaatttttaatcgtCAAATGTGACCAGAAAACAAAACGTAAAAAAGAGAATGTCTACAGTAATGCACATACAATAGTTCCTATGAAAGAAGATGTAAGACAAAGATTAGATAACTTTAAAGAAAATGATAGCGCACAACCAATCAGCGTTATAATGATTGGAATTGATAGCATATCACGCCTTAACTTCTATCGTTCAATGCCAAAAACTGCAAATTATATTCGATCCAAAGGATGGTTTGAGTTACGTggttacaataaaattgatgacaATACATTCCCAAATGTTATGGGTATTTTCACTGGTTATAATAATTCACAAGCGTACACTATATGTAATCCCAAGAAACCTAATAAATTAGATGAATGtcctttaattttatataaatatcgtGATCATGGTTATGCAACTGCTTATGCTGAAGATGAAgaaacaataaatacatttaattatcataaaacaGGTAATTATCAAGAcatttagtttataatttaaacaaatgttaaaCAAAACACGGGTTTGACTGTTAATAGAACGAAGCAGGTTACTTGATTACAACttacatacacaaaaaataattgtatgccaagtcgtgatgtcattcaagatttttttattttaaggtttcAATCATCAGCCTACTGATCATTATATTCGACCATTATTCCTTGCAACtcagaaatcattaaaaatcaaaCGAATTAATGGCTTAGACTTTTGTGTTGGGCCTGAAACTAGTGaagaaattgtattaaattttgcgAATCAATTCATCGACACATACAAAAAAGATccatattttggatttttttggatGAATAGTTTCAGTCATAACGAATTAAATGAACCATCGATGTtagattttcaaacaaaattatggtTTGATATGGTTGAAAATACTGGTTTATTTAATACGTCCATTGTAATATTCTTAAGTGATCATGGAATACGGTTTGGAGATTTTAGAGGAACTAATTCTGGATGGTTGGAAGAACGCTtaccatttatatttatttggttaCCTGAATGGTTTCGTAAAAAATTCCCTACagctgttaaaaatttaaaaatgaatgaaaatcgATTTACGACGCCGTATGATTTACATATAactttacaagatattttaataaaatctggacgtttaaaacaaataacacCAAGTTTAGCGTGTCCAAAATGTCGAAgtttatttgatgaaattcCATTTCATAGAGGTTGTGAAGATGCGAACATCAACTTACATTGGTGTACTTGCTactgttttaaaaaagttagtaaagatACATCTGATATTAAGGAAGCCGGAAAATTATTTGTgaatacaatacaaaatattttatcaaaaaataatgagACACGTTTACTGTGTCATCAACCTTCTTTAAAGAGAATCATGGATGCTCGTGAGTCACAATTAGTCACAGCTAACatcaagtattatttattaacaattgaaataaatccTAGCGGGAAATTTGAAGGTACCATTGCAGAGACAACTGAAAGCAATGGTCAAAAATCATTTGAGTTGAAAGGTGATATCAGTCGTATCGATATGTACGGCTCTCAAAGTCATTGTATTAACGatgcatattataaaaaatattgttattgtaaAAAGCAAAAACATTAAGTGccaaagaaatttttagaagtagaaaaattttacatttgattgtactttaaaaaaaatgagactGAAGAATTCAAGTATGGTTTATGTTTGTTgctaaatgataaaaaaaaatacaatgtaaGTATGTTCTTTCCGAAGACTAAATTGGGTACTAAGCCTTCCAAAAAgacgacatttttttaaacttgcatCCCATAACTCCTTATATCCTTTTCGCATTAAACCTATACCCTTTCTCTGGCTCTAGActatctctgtaccaaatttcattttaatcggTTTAGTAGTTTAGACGTGATTGCATTACAGGCAGACAGAGTTATTTTCGCATTAATAATATTCAGTAAGGATtacaatttattacatttatgaaataataaatacacaaaaaatctaAGCAATACATTAACTAACAACAGCCCTGTTGAATTACAAGATAAAAACGTCCATTTGGAAGCGCTTTTTATGCGCAAAAACAGaccttgtattttttttatcattctgTAAGTCGTCTGATAATTCTATtacacaaattataaataaactaaagttACCATAATAGAGTTATCAGTTAAGCTATGAAAGAAACACAATATgcttagtttaaatattttacatataattttatcgcaTTGAGTATTACATATCATTTAAATCAgtatatacatactattttGTTAGTTACTGTTTGATTCTTATCGAAGTTTATTAGTAAACATCCAAGTTTCATActtatttcgaataattttcagATTATAGTTTTATGATTGCCTGCAAAACTTTCGCTTCCTGAATAAGGTGAGATGAAAAAtgcattcatcaaaataaaattcacccAATAAAATACTGCTTAAACGAGGCaaattatctcgtaaataagGCCGCAGatccaaatttgaaaaagaacattttcttcttttttttctcagcttattcagAAAGTAAAACTTTCTGCAGACAATTACAGAACACCCCATAtataattcacaaaattttcattgGCACATTCAACAAACTTTTCTCTTTGCTGTCTACCTTCGAATTATACACACATTACACAGTATCCTCCCTCCGTACAATTCATCCTTCCCCCAATCCATCCTTTCATCTCACTATTTCTTTCTAATTCCTCAGATGACATTTGTCCTTAGAGCTCTAGAATAAATACAACCGGTTCCCGAATTCTAAGCCGAATATTTGTATGCTCTATTGTCAACGATAAAAGTTTGCCTTGacgatttattattgattttctatCGATTTCAAACTTTACGGACTACATTTtaccaataatatatttcaatattatatggGCAGTATAAAAGTACAATAtgaaagtataaattattaaaatatccaccgatatttcaataaaaaaaacatttttttgattccCTTTAAACTTatgttaatttcatattttatactataatttattttaataaagttttatcaattttgttaaaaaaaacgaatgttaattttatactttatattataatttattttaataaagttttatcatttttgttacaaaaaaagaattgttgtTTTATTTCGCAGTTGCAAGTCACAgcttaaaaaaagattttggcACCTAGTCCCTACTAACGCGCAGTCTCAGAAATGTTGGgcttgcgttaattaacgctatgtatatataaaaaaaactatttttggccaatatctcggaaaccatcAACTTAATGAAAAGtagcttcaaacaaaaattgtcggaaCTTTGACACATAATTCGAGGATAATGCTTggataattaacgaaaaatatatataaaattgatcttTGGTGTAGAAAGGCGCCAGTATCTCTGAACGTATCCCTTTCGGAGCGTTTTGTTTCataggatatatatatatatatggcagAGCGCCCATTTTCAAGATAGATAGGCCTGTGGGGGGAATAGGttagtgaaaataaaatcagtAAAGATTGAGAAAAGTTTCTGTTCATTGCCCAGTAAGTTCTCTAAACTTTCTTTAgcacttttttacaaaaacaaaatagcttataatattctttattaacACAATCACTTTCATGGCCATACCAATCTATACGACTGATATCACCCTtcaattcaaatgtattttgtCCATCCAATTCGGTTGTCTTTGCAATAGTGCTTTCAAATTTACCGCTaggattaatttcaattaatattaaataatacttgATGTTAGCTGTGACTAATTGTGACTCACGAGCATCCATGATTCGCTTTAAAGAAGGTTGATGACACAGTAAACGTGTctcattattttttgataaaatattttgtattgtatttacaAATACTTTTGCAGCTTCTTTAATGTCAGATGTatctttactaatttttttgaaaccattgCAAGTACACCAATGTAAGTTAATGTTCGTGTCTTCACAACCTCTATGAAATGgaatttcatcaaataaacTTCGACATTTCGGACACGCTAAACTTGGTGTTATTTCTTTTAAACGtccagattttattaaaatatcttgtaaagtTATATGTAAATCATACGGCGTCGTAAATcgattttcattcatttttaaatttttaacagctGTAGGGAATTTATTACGAAACCATTCCGGTaaccatataaatataaatggtaAACGTTCTTCCAACCATCCAGAATTAGTTCCTCTAAAATCTCCAAACCGTATTCCATGATCACTTAAGAATATCACAATGGACGTATTAAATAAACCAGTATTTTCAACCATATCAAACCATAATTTAGTTTGGAAATCCAGCATTGATGGTTCGTTTAATTCATTATGACTGAAACTGTTCatccaaaaaaatccaaaatatggATCTTTTTTGTAGGTATCAATGAattgatttgcaaaatttaacaCAATTTCTTCACTTGTTTCAGGACCAACACAAAAGTCTAAGCCGTCAACATCAACGATTTTTAACGATATATTAGATGCAAGGAATAATGGTCGAATATAATGATCTGTAGGCTGATTATTAAAACCTCTTTTACCATAATTAAATGTATGCATTTTTACTGAATCTTCAGCATAAGCAGTTGCATAACCATGATCGcgatatttgtataaaattaaaggaCATTCATCTAATTCATGATATTCTGGATCACATATGCTATGTACTTGTGAATTATTATAACCAGTGAATATTCCCATAACATTTGGGAATGTATtgtcatcaattttattgtaaccACGTAACTCAAACCATCCTTTTGATCGAATATAATTTGCAGTTTTTGGCATTGAACGATAGAAGTTAAGGCGTGATATGCTATCAATTCCAATCATTATAACGCTGATTGGTTGTGCGCtatcattttgtttaaaattatctaatctTTGTCGTACATCTTCTTTCATAGGAACTATTGTATGTGCATTACTGTAGACATTCTCTTTCTTCCGTTTTGTTTTCTGGTCACATTTGACGATTAAAAATTCTATACTTGAATTTAACACagcacttttttcaaaatttatacaattatccACTCTGAAAACAATTGGaagatttaatattaaacaaacccATGATTTACCAATAATTGCAAATGAACCCTTTGTAAAGAAAGGAAATTGGGAAAAAGGAATCTggagattatatttttatctactgGAACAGCCTACCATTAGTTATGGGTAGGAGAAAGTTTGTAAATCCGAGTTCCCCGAAGAAAAATGAAACTAATTCGGTTTAGTAAAGCTTACATTTTGTGCAAAAAGTCTCGAAAATTTAATCAGttatacaaataattcaaaaatattaattctcaAAGACAAATACTTACAAAACAGAATCATCGGCAAATTTATCGTCTTGTTTTCCTCTGTGAACAACTGAATAACAACAGACTAATTTTCCATAAAGTGCATACGATTTTCgcatattattatcaatatgtaATATACTTTCATTCCCAATTTTTTCCACATATGTTAATGGATCATATTTCGTGCATGGTGTAAAATCTCTCTTTCTCATGAACGGCCTCACATCTTCATTAAATGGATCGAGATTTGGAATGTGGCACTTATTATTATAGACAatatatgattcattattttctaaacaaaagtaaatttttcactgcaaaatttctttcaattacAAGGACACACGGAAATAGCCGcgacaatattatatatatatatatatatatatatatatatatatatatatatataacacggCTGtgatgtcacacacacataactgatattacccgctctcacgggtaaacagtgatgtttacgaaaaaatatttctagcgaaagttgtttattttttatagagaacatttattacatttaaacttttgttctatctcggtATATAATggattacaagatgggtaaTAGGGACCCAAGGCCAAATggacctgtgttgctcatttactccTTTGTAGGAATGCACTATATCGACATTGAGCGAGTTCATACTCCGATTTGTATTTGGTCGATTATCGGGTGCTGTGTCGTGTCCACCACCTTTTTTGAGGGCTGAATCCGCGCTTGAAGATCAATTTAGTGTTGGCCATTTAGAAGCTATTTACGccagtttttctaaattttcttacCTACTGAAATAATTTCGACCGTGGTCGTTGTATAATTATTCTGTGTTACATAAACGATTCTATTATATTCATTTGTATAGTTATCCACACAATACattgacaataaaattgaaattacaacAAACCAACCAATCATACGTAAGTATGGACGCCACTGGGatatttttgagtaattttgcTGATGTGTTTTCGTTGTGTTACCCATTTAACTCAATGATGCGGacgttattgtattttaaagctcaaaattagttcaaaaataataaaaaattgtatacaacgaaagtaattattatttaattaattttaaaatagaatttgttTTACTTCTGATatgaaatttaaaccaaaacaTACAGGGAGTTTATAAAAGAATGGATCTATAATTTTAgctgaatttttgatatcaaaaaaattacaaaaagttattGTAAACTTGAGTcagaaaatagttttaacttttgtaacttcATCTACTTACTTTTACAGTTCTTTAAGAGATAGAGGAAATCCTTGGGAAACTTTTTTTAGATACTAACAACCTCTGATGAGAAGTTTTTTTAGCAAATAATCTATGAACGGTTTCGGGAAAAATCCGATTTGGACAATGGATAACAGGCCTGGTCGCCTGGTCGAACCTGGTAAAATGAGCAAAATAAGCAttgagatttttcaaaaaaatttgattcgaaCGAACAAACCTCGAAAGAAGAAATTAATAtcataattgataattttactttaatttgctCTATATCTAGGCAACCGAAACAACGTATAGACATGTGCacattgcataaaaatattatttcatgttttcaaaaaaaccagatttttaaaaacaattttttccaattaaatccGACGAAATCTGTGAATCAGTTTCGAttggaatgaataaaaaaaaaatttccattcatCTCTCTTAAaattggatttaaaattttgaattggttCCAAATGGAATTAATTGGAatgatttggaaattttttcccaattgAATCCCATTCGTTCCAATGgattgaattggaaattttccaatttatgtattggatttttttatcaGGGGAACTTCAGgaagaaatgaatttattatttatcttcgaaaaattatattttaaattcaaataataaaatgcaattcacaataaattaaaaatttgaaaattgaaatatttaatttcaaaaatcatttccgCATCGAACTTAAATCCATCACAGCTTACACCAATAAAACAATCTTTTCTGTAAAATTACtgcaattattttcatttccatTTTAGTCAGCAGTCAAAAACTCTAAGTGATGTCTTCTTAAAAGTAAAGAGTTTTAagtcatattttgt
This region includes:
- the LOC123294835 gene encoding uncharacterized protein LOC123294835 — its product is MKSNSQLEPLLSSNTVTSPSTSGSMVGTLKNHHWNYSNITQRHPYSRIIVFLAAITIISSMYCIHKYNNEYNTIVFVAQNTYTTTKDDIESVNTISVENKELYVVYNNKCHIPNLDPFNEDVRPYMKRRDFTPCTKYDPLTYVEKIGNESILHIDNNMRKSYALYGKLVCCYSVVRRGKENAKSKKPIDNSYLVDNCINFEKSAVLNSSIEFLIVKCDQKTKRKKENVYSNAHTIVPMKEDVRQRLDNFKENDSAQPISVIMIGIDSISRLNFYRSMPKTANYIRSKGWFELRGYNKIDDNTFPNVMGIFTGYNNSQAYTICNPKKPNKLDECPLILYKYRDHGYATAYAEDEETINTFNYHKTGFNHQPTDHYIRPLFLATQKSLKIKRINGLDFCVGPETSEEIVLNFANQFIDTYKKDPYFGFFWMNSFSHNELNEPSMLDFQTKLWFDMVENTGLFNTSIVIFLSDHGIRFGDFRGTNSGWLEERLPFIFIWLPEWFRKKFPTAVKNLKMNENRFTTPYDLHITLQDILIKSGRLKQITPSLACPKCRSLFDEIPFHRGCEDANINLHWCTCYCFKKVSKDTSDIKEAGKLFVNTIQNILSKNNETRLLCHQPSLKRIMDARESQLVTANIKYYLLTIEINPSGKFEGTIAETTESNGQKSFELKGDISRIDMYGSQSHCINDAYYKKYCYCKKQKH
- the LOC123296357 gene encoding uncharacterized protein LOC123296357 is translated as MKEDVRQRLDNFKQNDSAQPISVIMIGIDSISRLNFYRSMPKTANYIRSKGWFELRGYNKIDDNTFPNVMGIFTGYNNSQVHSICDPEYHELDECPLILYKYRDHGYATAYAEDSVKMHTFNYGKRGFNNQPTDHYIRPLFLASNISLKIVDVDGLDFCVGPETSEEIVLNFANQFIDTYKKDPYFGFFWMNSFSHNELNEPSMLDFQTKLWFDMVENTGLFNTSIVIFLSDHGIRFGDFRGTNSGWLEERLPFIFIWLPEWFRNKFPTAVKNLKMNENRFTTPYDLHITLQDILIKSGRLKEITPSLACPKCRSLFDEIPFHRGCEDTNINLHWCTCNGFKKISKDTSDIKEAAKVFVNTIQNILSKNNETRLLCHQPSLKRIMDARESQLVTANIKYYLILIEINPSGKFESTIAKTTELDGQNTFELKGDISRIDWYGHESDCVNKEYYKLFCFCKKVLKKV